The Chelonoidis abingdonii isolate Lonesome George unplaced genomic scaffold, CheloAbing_2.0 scaffold0580, whole genome shotgun sequence genome includes a region encoding these proteins:
- the LOC116831596 gene encoding olfactory receptor 51G2-like yields MMSAVNDTEFSSAVFLLTGIPGQEDVHLWVSVPFCLMYVIAIVGNAVILFIIKTDPSLHEPMYIFLSMLAITDLALSISTMPTTLGIFLFNTREISLDACFAQLFFIHSLSFIESSVLLLMAFDRFVAICKPLRYASILTLPRIRKMGLVFVLRGVSLIFPLPFLLKRFRYCRANILSHCYCLHQDVIKMACSDITVNYIYGFFLTVTVVGLDSLFIFLSYVMILKTVLKVMSHAECLRALNTCVSHLCAVLLFYTPRIGLGVIHRFLKGSPPLLILLLGYICLFVSPLMNPIVYSIKSKHFRARIIRVFFK; encoded by the coding sequence ATGATGTCAGCTGTCAATGACACCGAATTTAGCTCTGCAGTGTTCCTTCTCACTGGGATACCTGGGCAGGAAGACGTCCATCTCTGGGTCTCTGTCCCCTTCTGCTTAATGTATGTTATTGCAATAGTAGGAAATGCAGTCATTCTcttcattataaaaacagatccaagcctccatgagcccatgtacattttcctttccatgttggcCATCACAGACCTTGCCTTGTCGATATCCACCATGCCTACAACACTGGGTATATTCTTGTTTAACACTAGGGAGATCAGTCTGGATGCTTGTTTTGCCCAGCTGTTCTTCATTCACTCACTTTCATTCATTGAATCATCAGTACTCCTGTTGATGGCCTTTGATCGCTTTGTTGCTATCTGTAAGCCACTGAGATATGCTTCTATCTTAACCCTGCCAAGAATTCGCAAGATGGGACTGGTGTTTGTGCTAAGAGGGGTGTCTTTAATATTCCCACTCCCCTTTCTCCTTAAACGCTTCCGATATTGTCGAGCCAATATCCTCTCCCATTGCTACTGCCTGCACCAGGATGTTATTAAGATGGCTTGTTCAGACATCACAGTCAACTACATCTATGGCTTCTTTCTTACAGTTACCGTGGTAGGGTTGGATTCACTGTTCATCTTCCTCTCATATGTTATGATCCTCAAAACAGTGCTGAAAGTCATGTCCCACGCGGAGTGCCTTAGGGCTCTGAACACATgtgtctcccacctctgtgctgtCCTCCTCTTCTACACACCACGAATTGGCTTGGGTGTGATACACAGATTTTTGAAGGGCTCTCCTCCATTGCTCATCCTTCTCCTGGGCTACATCTGTCTGTTTGTCTCACCACTTATGAACCCAATTGTGTACAGCATTAAAAGCAAACACTTTCGTGCAAGGATAATCAGGGTGTTCTTCAAATGA